Within Chloroflexota bacterium, the genomic segment GCGACTCTCCTCGAGCTACTGCTCCAGGGCGAGATTGACGCGCTCATTCATGAGCACGCGCACGAATTTTTGGGAGATCACCCGAGCTTGCGGCGTCTCGTGGCTGACCACCGAGACGAGGAGGTCCGATACTACCGCGCGACGGGGTGCTTCCCCATCAATCACGTCCTGGCGGTCCGGAGAACGCTTGTGGAGGCAGAGCCATGGATCGCGGGATCTCTGCTGCGGGCATTCGAGGAATCAAAGGCGCGAGCTACGGAGCTGATGCGCCGAAACAACGCGGTCGTGAGCGCGCCTTGGATAGCCGATCTCCTCGAAGCGCAGGAGCGCGACCTGGGGCCGGACCCCTTCGCCTACGGGCTGTATCGGACCCGTGCCGAGCTCGAGCGCCTCGTCCGCTATCTGGTTGAGCAGGAGCTCATTCCGGCGCCGATCCCGATCGAGGCGATCTTCGTCGAGTCCTCGGCATAGGCCAAATGCCGTCGCTTCATGGCTTGATGATGGCTTTGAGCCTGGCGCGAAGGTCGTCCGGCGTCGCGAGCATCTCGAGGACGAGCTTCTTGATGTCGTCGCCGAAGAAGGGGTCGATCTCGAGTCGCGCGCTTTCCGCCTCGGCCAGAAAGCCCTTGTCAGCGAAGGTCTGACGAAATGCCTCCTGCAGCGCGGCGGCGCGATCCGCCGGAACCTCGGGCGCCGCGACGTAGACCTTCCCAAATTGATTTGGATAGAGAATGCCCAGCTTGATGAGCTGGCGCATCTCGTCCGTCTTGCCGATATCGTTGATCGTCGGCGCGGGGAACGGGAGATCTTTGGTGGGATGATCGTTGATGTCCGCTAAGACGGTCCACGTTCCGTCTTTGACGTCGTCGAGATTCGTCAGCTTCACGGACTGCCACGAATTCACGAATCCGTCGACCTCGCCGCTGTCGATGGCGAGTCGCACCGGAGCGGTGCCCTCGTAACCGGACACGACGCGGATGTTGGCCCCCAGGGCTTCGCGCATCATGTATGCGCCCTGCTCGACAGCCGAGTTGGGGATGCCTGCGAGGACGAGAGTCTTGGCGTTCGGACCGGTCACGTCGTCCAGCTTGGTTATTCCGGTTCGACTATGCACGATGAGCACGTACGTCTCTTTGACCGGGACCGCCAGGTACCAGAACTTCGAGGCGTCGTACTCGACCCCGTCGGTCTGGAAGAGCTGCTCCGTAACGAGTGGACCTCCGATGTTGGCGACTACTGTGCCGTCCTTGGGGAGGGAGTTGTAGGTTTGGTTGGCCGCGATGATGCTCCCCGCCCCCGGGAGGTTTTCGACGATCACGTTCGGGTTTCCCGGAATGTAGGTGCCGAGGTATCGGGCGATCAGCCGCGTGTAGGTGTCGTACCCGCCGCCGGGCGAGAAACCGACGATCAGGCGAACGGTCTTCCCACGGTAGAAGTCGGCAACCGCCGGCTCGGCAGCCGCCGGATTGGACGATCGTGCGCTCGACGAGGCGGGTGTTTGCGACCGGCTGCAGCTCGCGAGGGCAAGCATGGAGGCCGCGAGCGCCAATGCGATAGACCGCTGCCGTGTCATCTTTGACCTCCTAGTCGCTGGCTACTGGAGGACCCAAGTCTCGATGTTCCAGTACACGTTTGTCTCGGGCGGCTCTTCGTGCGGTCCTTTGAGCCCCGCCGCCGCGGCCCAGACGTTGGGTGGGAAGACGAGCGAGATCGCGGGGAGGTTTTCGCCAAAGACGTGCGCCATCTGCGTCATCTGCTGCCCGCGCTGGTCACGGTCGAGGGTCGAAATGAACTGGTTGACGAGATCGGTGTATGTGGGATCCGTCCAGCTCAGTTGCGAGCCGCCCCGCCAGCCATTGTCGGGCGTCGGGATGTTCCCCGGGACCGGCGATTCGACCGTTCGTTCGGTGGCGGGAATGGTCGTGATCGCTACACCCGGGTACCCGAATTTCGTCGCGAGGTCGAATGCCTGGGCCGGCGGGATGATGCGCTGATCGGCTTTGAAGCCCGCGGTCTCCCAGTTCTTGGCGAGGATGGCCGCCTCGTTCCCGTCGTTGGTCCCGGCGCGCAGCTCCATGGCGAAAGGGCCGTCCGTCGGGCTGGAGTAGATGCCGTCGGGTCCCTTCTCGTAGCCGGCCTCACGCATGAGCTGGTCGGCGAGTCGCACGTCAAGGTCGTGCTTGACGACGCCGCGCTGCACGTCCGGCCCCCACTGGCTATTGGGGGGTAAGAAGAAGTCGGCCTCCGTCGCGATTCCGGCGAAGATCGCCTCGTTGATTCCGGGTTTGTCGATGCTATGCGCGAGAGCGCGCCGAACGCGAACATCGGTGAGGGAGCGTGGCGTGGTAAGGCCAGGGAGAAATTGGACGATCACCCCGTGCCAGACGAAAACCTGATAGAACACGCTTCCGCCCTGGCGCCCCTGCCATTGCTGTTGAAGGGAGAGCGATTGGGGTATCCGCAGCGCGGTGGCCGAGGCGAGGTCGACGTCCCCGCTCAGCATATTGGCGAGGACGGTATCTGGGTCTGAAATGAAGACCAGCTTCATGCGATCGATCTTGGGGCGCCCGGTGGCATGGCCGTCGAAGGCGGCGGCCTCCAAATATGCCCCCGGCTCCCAGCTCGTGACGCGATATGGGCCGAGGCCGACGAACCCGTGCGTCCAATACCGATTGTCGACGAAGTCCTCCACGGACTGGCTGTTGAACGATTCTTCGAGGAGGTGCCGCGGCAGCGCGGGGAGGTTTCGGTCGCGACCCGTCATGTGGGCCGCATCCGGATAGAGCTGTTTCCATCGAACAACGAATGTGCGGTCGTCGGTCGCCTCTACTTCGCTGATGGCGTTGAAGGGGGGCTGTGACGCCAGGCCGACATCCGGTTTCGCGTACACCCGCCATCCAAAAACGAAGTCGCCAGCGGTGAGTGGCGCACCGTCGTGCCACGTCAAGTTCGGGCGGAGGCGGTATGTTGTCTCCATGCGGCCGTCCGGAAACACCTTCCACGTGTCGGAGTTGATCTCGGGCAGCGCCTCTACGAGGTAGGGGCGCGGGACGGCCTGCTCATCGACGTTGGCGATGTCGGCATTGAAGATGCGCCGATGGTCGACGTTGGAGACCTCCTCGGTCGGCGGCCGGAGCGCGAGCCCTTTCGGCTCGAGGCGTAGGGCCACGACAAGCGTTCGTTGCCGGGACGTCTCTCCACCTGACGGCGCGTTCTCACTCGGCCGTCCGGCGCTCGGCGCGCTGGCCGTGCAGGAGAGAAGCAGGGAGGTGAGGAGTAGGATTGCCACCCGCGCGGTTCTGGTCATGGATCTAACCCTCCGACGACGCGCCCCGTGAAGGTGTGCCGCCCGTTGCCGGCAATCGAACCATACCGTCGAGAGCCCTCTCGGGACTGGGCCCATTGTGCCGCGAGTTCCCGACGGGCTCAAGGGAGTCGGAGCGCGTTTGGTCGGTCATTCGGGCAAGGCGCCCGATTACCGGCGTCGCCAAGACTCGTGGGACTTACGCGGTGCTTCTCGAAACCCAGACGTTGGTCGCCGGGAGCGCAATGCGGACGGTGGTTCCCCTACCAAGCTGGCTCTCGATCTCGAAACTCCCGTCGCGTTCTTGCACGATGCGGCGGCGGATCGCGAGTCCCAGCCCCCCGATGCCCGCGGGCGTCACGGACGAAAATGGTGCGAGGACGTGGGGGAGTAGCTCGGGCCCGTCGATGATTTCGAGAGACCGACGGTTGCGGTCTTCCTAAGGGGACGTCACGCAAGACGGATTCGAGGCGGAGGCTCATCGTCGCGAGGGGATTGTTCAGCACGTTCGCGACGCTCGCGGCGAGCCCCCCATGGTGACCAGCTTCGCGGTTTGCCAGAGCTGCTGCGTCGTCGCTCTCAGCTCTTCGGACTTCTCGGCCAGCTCGGCGGTGCGGGCGACGACGCGGTCTTCCAGATCAGCAGCCAGACTCTTGAGCGCGGCGTTGGCGTCCGCGAGCAGGTTGGCCTGGGCTTCAATCGTCTGGAGATGGAGCTTTTCATTGTCGTGGAGGCGTTTTCTCTCTATGGAGGCGCCGATCCTGGCGCGGAGAATCACAACCTCCTACGGCCTGGTGAGATAGTCATCCGCTCCCAATTCGATGCAGCGAACCTCCGGCGGGCCTACGCTCAGCGGGCTATTCCCGCGGGCAGGCCAGCTCGATGAAGTTGCTCGACGGATCTTTGAGATAAATTGACTGGGCGACCGGACACGGCGCCGGGTGCTCCACCGGTCCTTCAAAGGGTATGTCGCATCGCGACAGCACGTCGATCGCCCGTTCCAGTTCATCGGTCGATACGGTGAGCGCGATCCGGGGAGTGCCTCGCATCTGTTCCGGCGGGGGCTCCTGCACATGCTCCTGATACAGAAACAACGGTATCAGCGTTTCGCCGACGCGGACGCTGCTATGCGGCGCTATGACGTTCCCCGAACCGGTCGTCCCGCGCATTTCGCGCAGCCGCTTGCCGCGAATGATCTCGTCCGTCGTGAGTCCGCTTCGATCTTCAATTCTCCCATAACCGAAGATCTCGCCGAGGACGTCGCAGTAGAACCGTTCGGCGAGGATCAGATCGTTGACGGCCAGCACGGTGTGATCGATCTCCAGGAATTCTTCCATGCCCGTCCTCACTTCTGCTGTCATGGCCGTTCCGAGTTTCCCGCGCGGGAGCTGCTCAGGTTGCGGCCGGAACTGGGACCATCCTTTTCGCTTCCGCGGGCGACCGCGCGATGTTACGGTCCGTATCGACGATAACCTGTCCGTCCTGAATCTCGACGGCATATGCCATGAGAGGCGGAACGCCGGGGGTGTGCCCGATGTGCTCGCCCTTTCTCGTGAATTTGTTGTAGTGGCACGCGCAATAAAAGCGGTAGTGCTCCGGTTGATATACGAGGTTGCACTGCATATGCGTACAGGTGTGGTTCAGGGCCAGGATACCGTCCTCCAGGCGCACAATGAAGAATTTACCGTCTTTGATGTGCGTGATGGAGCCGACCGGAAAATCCTCGATCTTGCCCGCGACCATCTTGCCGAGACCTGCCGCCGGCACCTGGAACGATTCCGCAGAAAAGGCCGTCACCTGGAGCTGATGGCCATCGGGGTCGACGAAGTACTGGCTGATCTCTCCGACGGACCGCTGCCCGAGGTCGCCTCGAAAGTCGCCCTTCAAGCACCCCGTCTCTCGAAGTCGGTCGACGACGCGATGGTAGTCCTCGATGGTGAGCAGGAAATCCGTGTGCACGCCGGGCCCGTCGCGCTTGACCTCGGGAACCTCGACGAGGACGAGGTACTGGCCGGCACTGGTCTGAAACGTGCTGTTCGGCCGATCCTCGTTCCAGAGGTCCCGACCAACGTGCACGAGGCCGACGGCTTCCTTGAAAAACTGCTCCGAGCGCGCCAGGTCGGCGACTTCCAGCATCACGTGACTGAGCTGGCCCGGTCGTGGCATGCAACCCTCCTCTAGTTGACGTCCCAGTCCGCGGCGTTCCAGGACACGCTGGTGCGTGGGCTCGTATCTCCGCGAACGCCGCGGACGCCCTCGCGAAAGATCGCGACGTTGATGTTGAAGTACAGCGGAAGCACGGCGACCTCCTCGGTTTCGCTCCGGATGAGCTGGCGGTACAGCTCCCGGCGCTCGTCGGTGTCGATCGCTCGGAGCAATGCGTCGACCACGCGGTCCATCGCCTCGTTTTGATAGCAGCCGCGGTTTCCGCCCTGCCACCGGGTCTGCTCGGTCGGACAGTCGCGGCCGTACAGCCGCTTGAGGGTGTTCCCCTCGCCGAGCGGGATGGACGTGATGTCGAAGGCCGCGAAGCTGGCGCGGGCCTTCGTGTCTCGCATGAGGGGCTCGGGGATGACGGACTGGTCAACGGCGAGACCAGCGCTTCTCCACGAATCGGCAATGATGGCCAGCTCCTGCTCGCTCTGTGCGCCGGCCGTTGTCCAGATGGGGAGCGCGACCCGCTCACCTTCCCTGTTCACGACTTGGCCATCGGCGCCGACGCGCCAACCTGCCTCGGTGAACAGCTCCCGAGATCTCCGGAGGTCATACGCGTAGCGAGCGGTGACGTCATCCACCCATGCGGATCGAGGATCGTCCGGCGGGATGAACGAGTCGGAGACGGGGGCCTGCCCGTCGAGGACCGTATTGACCAGCGCCTGGCGATCGATAGCATGCAGCAGCGCGCGGCGAACGCGCACGTCCAGAACCTCGCGCGGAGTGGGATTCCGAAACTGCACACCCACGAAGCGCCAGTGAGTGGTTTGGATGACGACGAGCGGATCGTGCCCGGCCCGCTGCCATTCCTGGCGTACCAGCATCGCTTGAGAGAACGAGATTGCCTTGTTGTCCAGGGCCCCGTCGACGGAGCCCGCGAGCAGACTGGCGACGACAGTCTGCTCGTTGGTGATGAAGCGCAGGATGATTTCGTCGAGCTTCGGGCGGCCCGTATAGAAGCCGTCGTACGCAGACAGCGTGAGGTGGCTTCCGGGCACCCAGCTCTCCATCTGGAAGGGACCGACTCCGACGAACTCACGCGTCCAGTACGGAAGCTGCTGAAAGCGTTGCTTGTCGGTGGCATAGACGTCGCCGAGGAGGTGATCGGGGAGTGGACCCAGCTCGTCGGTCACAATCGCATTGCCCCACGGACTCGTCTCGGACCACTCCGTCACGAGCGTGTATTCGTCGGGCGTGTCGATGCGGGTGATCAAGCGGGCGACAGCAGGGAAGAGAGGGAGATCCGGGTCGCGGGCGACGGTCCACGCAAGGAGGAAGTCCCGTGCGGTGAGCGGCGTTCCGTCGTGCCAGGTCACGTCGTGGCGGAGACGGTAGGTGACCTGCATCGTGCCGTCGGGCCGCACGACCCAGGAGCCATCGTCTCTGGATGGGACGGTCAACGCCAGCATCGGGTGGAGGTCGCCTCGGTCGTCATACGTTACGAGCTGCTGGTGCACCGCGAGCCGAAAATTCTGCGCGATGGTTCCCGAACCGCCACCGCCGCCGAGGTTCGCCATCACGATATACTCCGGCTCTCCCCCGAGCGCGATCGTGAGGCTCTTGCGTCCGACTGGCGGCGCGGAAGTGTCGCCGGTTGCCCCACGACTGGGCGCGGGTGCCTCGCGAGAGCACGCGCCCAACAAGGCGACCAGGCCCACGATTGCGACGGTCCGCCGCGGCCACATGCGAATCGCCAACTCCCCGTATCTGCTCGGGGTACAGTATCACCGGCGCCGGCTCCGGGCAACTGTCGAGAACGTTGTTCGGCGGGCGATTCAGACGCGCGCAAGCGGGCGTTGGGCGCGGAGGGAGGAGCGATGCGCGAGCAGGTGTCGCCTGGCGGCGACCTCACATTGCGGGCTGGCCATCACTGGAAAGAGGCGGATCGGGTCGCCGACTACGTCGAGCAAAACGACCGTGACGCACAACAGATGGCGGAAGTGTTCGGCATCGCGACAGGGCTCCTGCCCTTCGAGGCCAGTCGCCCACTGCGCGTGTTGGACGTTGGATGCGGCCATGGGGTGTTTGCCGCCGCGGTCCTGGACGCGTTTCCGCAGGCAACGGCGATCGGGCTCGACGTCTCTCGGGCGATGATGGACGTGGGCCGCGAGCGAATGGCCCGCTACGGCGAGCGGTTTGCCTACTTCGAGGGCGATTTCGCCGACGGCCGACTCCCGATCGAGCTGGCAGGCCCGCTCGACCTCGTCGTGTCGTCGCGCGCCATTCACCACATCACGCCGGACGCGAAGCGGTTGCTCTTCGGCGAAATCTTCGCGCGGCTCGCGCCCGGTGGGTGCTTCGTCGACGTGGACAATATGCGCCCGCGCGACGAGTTCCTGCGGTCTCGCTATGCTCAGGTCGATCCGGCTCGGCCACGCTACGGGAACCGAGCGCAAACGCCCAGAACGGGCGGAAGCCGCGAGCACCCGGATCCGGTCGCCGAGCAGCTGGCAATTTTGCGCGAGGTGGGGTTCGAGCACGTGGACTGCTTCTGGAAGCGACTCGGGCGCGCGTTGATCGGTGGGTTCAAACCCGCGGAGGGGGCGCCGGGGCCTTCAGGCCGTCTGTAGCGCCTTCATGAGCGCGCGAATGTTCTCGTGCACTAACGCTGTGTCGAAGTGCGCCGCGACGCGGGCTTCCGGGCCGGCGCGAAGCTGATCGGCGAGCGCCTTCACCTCCCCTCCCGCGATCCGTTCGGCGATCTGGTACATGCCGCCAGGGGCCTCTTCGCGCTGGTTGTGGCTCACGAGGAGATCGCGGAGCTGCGACAGGATCTCCACAGTCGGCGTAGGCACCAGCATCGCGGCGAACAGGGCGTGCTCCTGGTGGAGCCGGGAGATCATGGCCTGGGTAGCTGCGTCTCCGGTTCGACGCGCGACCGGAAATACGAGCTTCTCCTCCAGCCCAATGTGCCGCAGGAGTCCCGCCCGAAACGCCTCATAGGAAGCCAGATCCATACTCGCCGGTTGCAGGGCGTCGTCGAGGAGACGTCCGAGGCGGTCGTGATCTCCGGCTAGGTACTGATGGACCGGGCCTTGATTCGAACGGCTGGCGTTCATCGCGCGATTCGTCCAGGAGGTGGCCGGCGTTGGCCGCTCGAGGCCTCGCCTCGACAGCCTACCAGATGCGCGAATTGCGTTGCACCGATGCCCCAAGCACCCTCACGTCGGAACGGGCACAGGCTTCGCGCGAGGATATGATGGGGCCAAGTTGCCGCACGATCCAAGGAAGGAGGGCGCCGCCATGCGCGTGAGCGACGCGATCGCCGAGGTCTTGAAGCGCGAGGGAGTCCAGTACCTCTTCTGCTACCCGGTCAACACGCTCATCGAGACAGCCGCCGAGGCCGGAATTCGTCCGATTGTGTGCCGCCAGGAGCGAGTCGGGATGGGGATGGCAGATGGCTACAGCCGGATCTCCAACGCAAACCCGGTCGGGGTCTTCACGATGCAGCACGGGCCAGGCGCGGAAAACGCCTTCTCGGGCGTCGCGACGGCCTACTCCGACTCGACGCCGGTGCTGGTTTTCCCGTATGGGGAGGCGACGACGCGATTGGGGATTCGTCCGGGCTTCAGCTCCGCTCGCGCCTTCGAACCGGTCAGCAAGGCCGTCGAATTACTGATCCGGACGGACCGGGTAGGCGAGGTGATGCGGCGGGCGCTAACGGCCTTGCGCATGGGCAGGCCCGGGCCCGTGATCGTCGAGGTCCCCGACGACCTGGGAACGGAAACCTGCGACCCGGCCCAGCTCGCCTTTCCGGTGGTGAGGGCCACCCGATCGGCGCCCGATCCGGACGACGTGGATCGGGCCGTGGTCGCCCTCCTTGGCGCCCGCTGCCCGGTGATCTTCGCTGGGCAGGGCGTGCGGTCCGCGGGCGCGACGGAAGACCTCGTGCAGCTCGCGGAGGTGCTTCAGGCGCCGGTGATGACGACGCTGCTCGGCAAGGGGTCCTTCCCAGAAGACCATGCCCTGT encodes:
- a CDS encoding VOC family protein, translating into MPRPGQLSHVMLEVADLARSEQFFKEAVGLVHVGRDLWNEDRPNSTFQTSAGQYLVLVEVPEVKRDGPGVHTDFLLTIEDYHRVVDRLRETGCLKGDFRGDLGQRSVGEISQYFVDPDGHQLQVTAFSAESFQVPAAGLGKMVAGKIEDFPVGSITHIKDGKFFIVRLEDGILALNHTCTHMQCNLVYQPEHYRFYCACHYNKFTRKGEHIGHTPGVPPLMAYAVEIQDGQVIVDTDRNIARSPAEAKRMVPVPAAT
- a CDS encoding hemerythrin domain-containing protein; the protein is MNASRSNQGPVHQYLAGDHDRLGRLLDDALQPASMDLASYEAFRAGLLRHIGLEEKLVFPVARRTGDAATQAMISRLHQEHALFAAMLVPTPTVEILSQLRDLLVSHNQREEAPGGMYQIAERIAGGEVKALADQLRAGPEARVAAHFDTALVHENIRALMKALQTA
- a CDS encoding ABC transporter substrate-binding protein, which encodes MTRTARVAILLLTSLLLSCTASAPSAGRPSENAPSGGETSRQRTLVVALRLEPKGLALRPPTEEVSNVDHRRIFNADIANVDEQAVPRPYLVEALPEINSDTWKVFPDGRMETTYRLRPNLTWHDGAPLTAGDFVFGWRVYAKPDVGLASQPPFNAISEVEATDDRTFVVRWKQLYPDAAHMTGRDRNLPALPRHLLEESFNSQSVEDFVDNRYWTHGFVGLGPYRVTSWEPGAYLEAAAFDGHATGRPKIDRMKLVFISDPDTVLANMLSGDVDLASATALRIPQSLSLQQQWQGRQGGSVFYQVFVWHGVIVQFLPGLTTPRSLTDVRVRRALAHSIDKPGINEAIFAGIATEADFFLPPNSQWGPDVQRGVVKHDLDVRLADQLMREAGYEKGPDGIYSSPTDGPFAMELRAGTNDGNEAAILAKNWETAGFKADQRIIPPAQAFDLATKFGYPGVAITTIPATERTVESPVPGNIPTPDNGWRGGSQLSWTDPTYTDLVNQFISTLDRDQRGQQMTQMAHVFGENLPAISLVFPPNVWAAAAGLKGPHEEPPETNVYWNIETWVLQ
- a CDS encoding tripartite tricarboxylate transporter substrate-binding protein; this encodes MTRQRSIALALAASMLALASCSRSQTPASSSARSSNPAAAEPAVADFYRGKTVRLIVGFSPGGGYDTYTRLIARYLGTYIPGNPNVIVENLPGAGSIIAANQTYNSLPKDGTVVANIGGPLVTEQLFQTDGVEYDASKFWYLAVPVKETYVLIVHSRTGITKLDDVTGPNAKTLVLAGIPNSAVEQGAYMMREALGANIRVVSGYEGTAPVRLAIDSGEVDGFVNSWQSVKLTNLDDVKDGTWTVLADINDHPTKDLPFPAPTINDIGKTDEMRQLIKLGILYPNQFGKVYVAAPEVPADRAAALQEAFRQTFADKGFLAEAESARLEIDPFFGDDIKKLVLEMLATPDDLRARLKAIIKP
- a CDS encoding class I SAM-dependent methyltransferase; this translates as MREQVSPGGDLTLRAGHHWKEADRVADYVEQNDRDAQQMAEVFGIATGLLPFEASRPLRVLDVGCGHGVFAAAVLDAFPQATAIGLDVSRAMMDVGRERMARYGERFAYFEGDFADGRLPIELAGPLDLVVSSRAIHHITPDAKRLLFGEIFARLAPGGCFVDVDNMRPRDEFLRSRYAQVDPARPRYGNRAQTPRTGGSREHPDPVAEQLAILREVGFEHVDCFWKRLGRALIGGFKPAEGAPGPSGRL
- a CDS encoding peptide ABC transporter substrate-binding protein — protein: MANLGGGGGSGTIAQNFRLAVHQQLVTYDDRGDLHPMLALTVPSRDDGSWVVRPDGTMQVTYRLRHDVTWHDGTPLTARDFLLAWTVARDPDLPLFPAVARLITRIDTPDEYTLVTEWSETSPWGNAIVTDELGPLPDHLLGDVYATDKQRFQQLPYWTREFVGVGPFQMESWVPGSHLTLSAYDGFYTGRPKLDEIILRFITNEQTVVASLLAGSVDGALDNKAISFSQAMLVRQEWQRAGHDPLVVIQTTHWRFVGVQFRNPTPREVLDVRVRRALLHAIDRQALVNTVLDGQAPVSDSFIPPDDPRSAWVDDVTARYAYDLRRSRELFTEAGWRVGADGQVVNREGERVALPIWTTAGAQSEQELAIIADSWRSAGLAVDQSVIPEPLMRDTKARASFAAFDITSIPLGEGNTLKRLYGRDCPTEQTRWQGGNRGCYQNEAMDRVVDALLRAIDTDERRELYRQLIRSETEEVAVLPLYFNINVAIFREGVRGVRGDTSPRTSVSWNAADWDVN
- a CDS encoding VOC family protein, coding for MEEFLEIDHTVLAVNDLILAERFYCDVLGEIFGYGRIEDRSGLTTDEIIRGKRLREMRGTTGSGNVIAPHSSVRVGETLIPLFLYQEHVQEPPPEQMRGTPRIALTVSTDELERAIDVLSRCDIPFEGPVEHPAPCPVAQSIYLKDPSSNFIELACPRE